One window of Nitrospirota bacterium genomic DNA carries:
- a CDS encoding class I SAM-dependent RNA methyltransferase codes for LAAAVIRATGWKGNSHFINPMCGSGTLAIEAALTGMNRASGILRDNFGFMHLKGFNEPLWKDLRTEAIKGAKKELDCRIIATDIRRDAVEAARKNAALAGVEKFIEFSVCDYSATSIPEGSGIVILNPEYGERMGEVNELEAVYKGIGDFLKQKCKGYTGYIFTGNPDLAKKVGLRANRRVPFFNGPIECRLLEYALYEGSRGK; via the coding sequence CTTGCGGCAGCAGTTATCAGGGCTACCGGATGGAAAGGGAACAGCCATTTCATCAATCCTATGTGCGGAAGCGGGACACTTGCCATAGAGGCCGCCCTTACAGGCATGAACAGGGCCTCAGGTATATTAAGGGACAATTTCGGGTTCATGCATCTGAAGGGATTTAACGAGCCTCTCTGGAAGGACCTTCGCACAGAGGCGATAAAAGGGGCTAAAAAGGAACTTGATTGCAGGATCATAGCTACTGATATCAGGAGAGACGCAGTTGAGGCAGCAAGGAAGAACGCTGCCCTGGCCGGTGTCGAGAAGTTTATCGAGTTTTCCGTATGTGACTACTCCGCTACTTCAATTCCTGAAGGAAGCGGCATTGTAATACTCAACCCCGAGTATGGAGAAAGAATGGGGGAGGTCAATGAGCTTGAGGCCGTGTACAAGGGTATCGGTGATTTTCTTAAACAGAAGTGCAAGGGGTATACAGGATATATATTTACAGGGAATCCTGATCTGGCAAAGAAGGTCGGCTTGAGGGCAAACCGAAGGGTGCCCTTTTTTAACGGACCCATTGAATGCAGACTCCTTGAGTATGCACTGTACGAGGGTAGCAGGGGGAAATAA